TTCCGCGCGACCCTATAAAAAAGCCTGGCCTCTGGCGGACGCCATTCAGTTGATACGGGAAAACCGTGGGATTCACTTCGACCCGGAGCTCGTCGAGCTCTTCCTGGATGATGTTGACAGCTTCGTTGCAATCAAAAACGCTTACCTTGACTGCCCGGAAAAAGAAAACCAATGAAACTGAAGAATGCCAGGGGGATGCTCACTGTAATGCCCGATGCCGCTGTTCTGGTTGATCCGGACCAAACAATCGTCGCAGTGAATCACAGGGCAGCGGATCTATTTCGCACTGACGCAAGTAACCTTGAAGGGGCATCTCTGGATATTTTAATACCTGAGCTGAGTGTCGCAGCGCACAGGGAGCATGTTGCACACTTTTTTAGTCGGCCTGCTCGTCGATCAATGGGAACTGGATTGCGATTTCATGGCAGGAGGGCGGATGGCTCTAACCTGCCTGTCGATATCATGTTGAATCGGCTCATTGTGGAATCCTCAACATATGTCATTGCCGTCATTCGGGATGACTCCGAAAGGCTGGCTATGGAGGTGATGAAAAAGCAACTCGAGGCAGCCAACGTTCGACTTGCGAAGGCTCAGGACGCGGGAGGGTTGGCTTGGTGGGAGGTGGATCTAACAACAAACCGAATGATATGGTCTACCACGATGCCTCGGATTCTCGGGATCAATGGCCATACTCCTCCATCTCTTGAAGCTGTCCGGGACTTATGTGTTCCGGAAGACAGAGACCATTTCGACTCCCTCCATCGGGACATGAGAAGCAATTCCGGTAAAAAGGTAACCTTCAGGCTCCGCAACTGCCATGGGCACATTCGATGGCTTGAAGAATCAGTTCACGTGGAAACCGGGGGAACCGTTCTGGGTGTAATGAGGGATGTAACCGGGCAGAAAGTGCTCGAAGAGAAATTGCGGACGGAATCGGTTACCGATGAACTGACGGGGCTCTTCAACAGAAAGCAATTCAATCACGACCTCAAGAGCAACTATTCGGAATTTGTTCGATCAAGATTCAACTCTGCAATCATCATGTACGACTTCGATCACTTCAAGAACATAAACGATTCATACGGACATGCCATGGGGGATCGAGTGCTCAGCCAAGTCGCAACTCTGGTTCGCGATCAGTTAAGGCCATCCGATCGTGCTTATCGGCTAGGTGGTGAAGAGTTTGCAATTCTGCTCAGGGGGTTCAGTACCGACGATGCCTGGACTCTCGCCGACAGAATCCGTCGGGCTATAGAGGCTGTCCGTTTTAAACTTGGTGACACCCGAGCGAGCGTAACGGTCAGTGTTGGGATAGCCAGATTCCGGGACTCGGACAGTAACTACGAGGACTCTTTGAGGCGTGCCGATGAGGCCCTATACCAAAGCAAGGCTAATTCTCGAAACACAATCAGCATTCTCGAATGACTGGCAGGGTGCGACACGGACTTACTGTGGACTGGCACAGGATTTCATTTCAGGGGGCTGATATTGTGAAGTATACCAAGCCGCTTGCGGTAACATTGGATGGGGTTTCACGGAAAGCACATCGTCTGAGGATTTTATTAAATCTTTCAGGTGCTTGATAGTTTCGCTCGGATATTCGCCGAAGTGTTGCTGATAGTAGGATGAAAAGCGCCCAAGATGGTTAAACCCCCACTTGAGTGCGTGGTTGGCCACGACGGGATCCTCAGCGTAATTGCAGATCATCGACTCTCGAACCTTTATCAGTCGACGCGACCGACAAAAACCATGTGGCGTCATGCGGGTGTATTTTTTCATGAGGTAATAGAGGTTTCTCAGACTCAACCCTGAATCGCGAGCAATGGAAGCGAGGTCAATATCCACCTCGAGCCCATCGTTAATCATATGGAGCGCCCGGCACAGTCGGCGATCATCATCACCAACAAGCGGCTTAGGTCCAAGGCCTGGGGCGTTCGAATCTCCCCCTTTCCTGTGTGAAACCAAGGCTCGTTCAAGGGAGAGTGCGCGCCGAACAGCATGTTCGTAATCTCGAAAGAATGGCGTCGCAGCCAGATAACGTTCGACTATTTTTGCCAGCTCTCGGTCACCATTTTGAAAAGCTACGCCGGATTCTGAGGATTCGGGACAGGCGATTTGAATAATAAAAAGGTGGGCAATAGGCGATAGATCTGCACGAAATTCAACATTCGGCTCCAGAACAAACGGAACGCCCGGGGAGCAGAAAAAAGGTTGGCCATTCACTACAAACTCGGCCGTTCCCTGCAGGGGCATAAAAATGGCCGTAGTGTCGGCGTTCACCCCAACTAATTTTGATGCTGAATCGAGGTAGACACCACAAAGGCTGATGTTGCGGGTGGAAAAAAAAGCGAGGCGTGCGTTGAAGTCACCTTGTCCTGAATCAGTTGACACTTCCTGAGCCAATCGTGGACTGCCTGTCAAAACCTGCAATGCAGATAACCAGCTCTCTGGTTTTCGCGTCACCAGGCGGAGGTAGTGCTCAAGAAAAAAGAATTGGTTAGTGCTGGTCGGCACGCTAAAGGTCCCCTTTCAAGGCCTATGCTAATCGCTACATGGAAGAGGGAGCCTACATGACGTTAAATGCTTCAGGTATCCAATTACTGCAATTGTTTGTTTTCACTTCCGACCCCGGGCTGCGAAAAAAACGGGATTTTCGGGTCGGAAAACTTTAGCCGACTATTTAGTCAGCTTTTTTTGCGCTCAGAATCCGGTAGGTGGCTCAAAACCTGCC
This Marinobacter salinus DNA region includes the following protein-coding sequences:
- a CDS encoding sensor domain-containing diguanylate cyclase, which codes for MKLKNARGMLTVMPDAAVLVDPDQTIVAVNHRAADLFRTDASNLEGASLDILIPELSVAAHREHVAHFFSRPARRSMGTGLRFHGRRADGSNLPVDIMLNRLIVESSTYVIAVIRDDSERLAMEVMKKQLEAANVRLAKAQDAGGLAWWEVDLTTNRMIWSTTMPRILGINGHTPPSLEAVRDLCVPEDRDHFDSLHRDMRSNSGKKVTFRLRNCHGHIRWLEESVHVETGGTVLGVMRDVTGQKVLEEKLRTESVTDELTGLFNRKQFNHDLKSNYSEFVRSRFNSAIIMYDFDHFKNINDSYGHAMGDRVLSQVATLVRDQLRPSDRAYRLGGEEFAILLRGFSTDDAWTLADRIRRAIEAVRFKLGDTRASVTVSVGIARFRDSDSNYEDSLRRADEALYQSKANSRNTISILE
- a CDS encoding helix-turn-helix domain-containing protein, coding for MPTSTNQFFFLEHYLRLVTRKPESWLSALQVLTGSPRLAQEVSTDSGQGDFNARLAFFSTRNISLCGVYLDSASKLVGVNADTTAIFMPLQGTAEFVVNGQPFFCSPGVPFVLEPNVEFRADLSPIAHLFIIQIACPESSESGVAFQNGDRELAKIVERYLAATPFFRDYEHAVRRALSLERALVSHRKGGDSNAPGLGPKPLVGDDDRRLCRALHMINDGLEVDIDLASIARDSGLSLRNLYYLMKKYTRMTPHGFCRSRRLIKVRESMICNYAEDPVVANHALKWGFNHLGRFSSYYQQHFGEYPSETIKHLKDLIKSSDDVLSVKPHPMLPQAAWYTSQYQPPEMKSCASPQ